Proteins from one Sabethes cyaneus chromosome 2, idSabCyanKW18_F2, whole genome shotgun sequence genomic window:
- the LOC128734232 gene encoding purine nucleoside phosphorylase isoform X2 has protein sequence MTSYNDCKLNFGRMYTYDTLQEIANHLLGRTKLRPKIGIILGTGLGSLANQLTDADYIDYQTIPHFPVSTVEGHVGRLIFGYLKGVPVMCMQGRFHYYEGYPLAKCSMPVRVMKLVGCSHLIATNAAGGLNPKYKVGDIMLMKDHINIMGFAGNNPLQGPNDSRFGPRFPNLVNAYDSKLLKKAKQIGQDIGFENSLHEGVYICLGGPNFETVAELKMLRIWGVDAVGMSTVHEVTTARHCGMTCFAFSLITNICVPEYDDEETPCHDDIVCIGQRRESTLIELVQRMAKHIHMELKQ, from the exons GTACACCTATGACACGCTACAGGAAATTGCTAATCACCTGCTAGGGCGTACTAAGCTCCGGCCTAAGATCGGAATCATCTTGGGCACCGGGCTGGGGTCGTTGGCCAATCAGCTGACCGATGCGGACTACATTGACTACCAGACGATTCCGCACTTCCCTGTGTCCACGGTGGAAGGTCACGTGGGCCGGCTGATCTTCGGTTATCTCAAGGGTGTTCCAGTCATGTGCATGCAGGGGCGGTTTCACTACTATGAAGGCTACCCACTTGCCAAG TGTTCCATGCCGGTACGTGTGATGAAACTGGTTGGATGTAGTCATCTGATTGCTACCAACGCCGCAGGCGGCCTGAATCCAAAGTACAAAGTAGGTGACATCATGTTGATGAAGGATCACATCAACATTATGGGTTTCGCTGGGAACAATCCTCTGCAAGGTCCAAATGATTCTCGTTTCGGACCGCGGTTCCCCAACTTGGTCAACGCTTACGATAGCAAACTGCTTAAGAAGGCCAAACAGATTGGCCAGGATATTGGTTTCGAGAATAGCTTGCACGAGGGAGTGTACATTTGCTTGGGTGGCCCGAACTTCGAGACCGTGGCCGAGCTGAAGATGCTTCGCATATGGGGCGTTGACGCTGTGGGAATGTCCACGGTGCACGAGGTGACTACCGCTCGGCACTGCGGAATGACGTGTTTTGCGTTCAGCCTGATCACGAATATCTGCGTGCCGGAATACGACGACGAGGAAACGCCCTGCCATGATGATATCGTTTGTATTGGCCAGAGGCGAGAGTCTACACTAATCGAGCTGGTACAGCGTATGGCCAAGCATATCCACATGGAGCTGAAGCAGTAA